One segment of Deinococcus metalli DNA contains the following:
- a CDS encoding alpha/beta hydrolase family protein, producing the protein MEHFAQFSVDGSRLYGMLHTPDTDAPASGWPSVVFVHGFTGNRTEAQRLFVRFSRVLAARGVASLRFDCRGSGESQGEFSDVTVGTEVQDTLEACAYVRRQPGIDPLRVMLLGFSMGGLVATLAAQEARAHRLLLWAPALPDLWLPRLPGGQLPATVADLGGWPVSRAFFQDMLRQRPLEAAARWGGVAHVIHGDEDDVCPPEFGVRYARALGCDATAIPGGTHTFASLETTAMLYQESLRFLSGG; encoded by the coding sequence ATGGAACACTTCGCGCAGTTCAGCGTCGACGGCAGCCGGCTCTACGGCATGCTGCACACCCCGGACACCGACGCCCCCGCGTCCGGCTGGCCGTCTGTCGTGTTCGTGCACGGCTTCACCGGCAACCGCACCGAGGCGCAGCGGCTGTTCGTGCGCTTCTCGCGCGTGCTCGCCGCGCGCGGCGTCGCCAGCCTGCGCTTCGACTGCCGGGGCAGCGGCGAGTCGCAGGGCGAGTTCAGCGACGTCACGGTGGGCACCGAGGTGCAGGACACGCTGGAGGCCTGCGCGTACGTGCGCCGGCAGCCCGGCATCGATCCCCTGCGGGTGATGCTGCTGGGCTTCAGCATGGGCGGCCTGGTCGCCACGCTGGCCGCGCAGGAAGCGCGGGCACACCGCCTGCTGCTGTGGGCGCCTGCGCTTCCCGACCTGTGGCTGCCGCGCCTGCCGGGGGGTCAGCTCCCGGCGACTGTCGCGGACCTGGGCGGCTGGCCGGTCAGCCGCGCGTTCTTCCAGGACATGCTGCGCCAGCGGCCGCTGGAGGCCGCCGCCCGCTGGGGCGGCGTGGCACACGTGATCCACGGCGACGAGGACGACGTGTGCCCACCGGAGTTCGGCGTGCGCTACGCCCGCGCGCTCGGCTGCGACGCGACCGCCATTCCCGGCGGCACACACACCTTCGCGAGCCTGGAGACCACCGCGATGCTGTATCAGGAGTCGCTGCGTTTCCTCAGCGGCGGGTGA
- the pcaD gene encoding 3-oxoadipate enol-lactonase, with translation MSIPVPAPFTEVRGVSLHVRYRPRPGARTVLFLNALGSDGRIWDGVAAELGGTCGTIQYDQRGQGLSDAPPGEYTLRDHTADLIGLLDALGVERAVLAGVSVGGLIAQDVAAAHPERVAGLVLCGTGARIGTPDAWQQRIEAVRAGRLADLAPGIVGRWFTPAFFVGRPAEARGYVNMLARTSPQGYVGTCAALRDADLREQTAALSVPAVVLCGEADESTPPDLNRDLATRLGTDLHVIPDAAHLTGVERPRVVIDHIRAFLASLDAGKTVS, from the coding sequence ATGTCTATCCCGGTTCCGGCCCCCTTCACCGAGGTGCGCGGCGTCAGCCTGCATGTCCGCTACCGTCCACGGCCCGGCGCGCGAACGGTGTTGTTCCTGAACGCCCTGGGCAGCGACGGCCGCATCTGGGATGGCGTGGCCGCGGAGCTGGGCGGCACCTGCGGAACAATCCAGTACGACCAGCGCGGCCAGGGTCTGTCGGACGCACCGCCCGGGGAGTACACGCTGCGCGACCACACGGCCGACCTGATCGGCCTGCTGGACGCCCTGGGGGTGGAGCGCGCCGTGCTGGCCGGCGTGTCGGTGGGTGGCCTGATCGCGCAGGACGTCGCCGCCGCCCACCCGGAGCGCGTCGCGGGACTGGTGCTGTGCGGCACCGGCGCGAGGATCGGCACGCCCGACGCCTGGCAGCAGCGGATCGAGGCCGTGCGGGCCGGCCGGCTTGCAGACCTCGCTCCCGGCATCGTGGGCCGCTGGTTCACGCCCGCGTTCTTCGTGGGTCGCCCCGCCGAGGCGCGCGGGTACGTGAACATGCTGGCCCGCACGTCGCCGCAGGGGTACGTGGGCACCTGCGCCGCTCTGCGGGACGCCGACCTGCGCGAGCAGACGGCCGCGCTGAGCGTGCCGGCCGTGGTGCTGTGCGGTGAGGCCGACGAGAGCACCCCGCCGGACCTGAACCGCGACCTCGCCACGCGGCTGGGCACCGACCTGCACGTGATCCCGGATGCGGCACACCTGACCGGTGTGGAGAGGCCCCGGGTCGTCATTGACCACATCCGCGCCTTCCTGGCTTCGCTGGATGCGGGGAAAACGGTGAGCTGA
- a CDS encoding DMT family transporter: MSVRTSSTARAGHPPAAASLRGLGLYVLALVIFAGQDGLAKHLVHAHSPAVVSAVRFSTQVLLLSALLPRPVRAAPRDVVYPKWLVLARSLCLASLTVIMMGAFARLPLAEATAISFLAPLLVTVLAVPLLGERPGPLRWIGAVGGFLGLLLIVRPGGHLDPLGVGLAFLAAAVNTGYQLLSRALQGIPSLHLLYHSAVTGSVFGVSVVVLAHQGGPISWTDLALMGVLGLTGGSGHFLLTVAYRTSDASLLAPLTYLQLVFAAVVGWVAFHQFPDAIGLSGMALICASGVLAVLDGRRRLQPPGD, encoded by the coding sequence ATGAGCGTCCGCACGTCCTCGACCGCCCGCGCCGGACACCCGCCCGCCGCCGCGTCCCTGCGCGGGCTGGGGCTGTACGTGCTGGCCCTGGTGATCTTCGCCGGGCAGGACGGCCTGGCCAAGCACCTCGTGCACGCGCACTCGCCGGCCGTGGTGTCGGCCGTGCGCTTCAGCACGCAGGTGTTGCTGCTCTCCGCCCTCCTGCCGCGGCCGGTGCGCGCGGCGCCGCGGGACGTGGTGTATCCAAAGTGGCTGGTGCTGGCGCGCTCGCTGTGTCTGGCGAGCCTGACCGTGATCATGATGGGCGCGTTCGCGCGCCTGCCGCTGGCCGAGGCGACCGCGATCTCGTTCCTCGCGCCGCTGCTGGTCACGGTGCTGGCCGTGCCGCTGCTGGGCGAACGGCCGGGGCCACTGCGCTGGATCGGCGCCGTGGGGGGATTTCTGGGCCTGCTGCTGATCGTGCGGCCCGGCGGGCACCTCGATCCGCTGGGCGTGGGGCTGGCGTTTCTCGCGGCGGCCGTGAACACCGGCTACCAGCTGCTGTCGCGCGCGCTGCAGGGAATTCCGTCGCTGCATCTGCTGTACCACTCGGCCGTGACCGGCAGCGTCTTCGGAGTCTCAGTCGTGGTGCTCGCCCATCAGGGCGGTCCGATCTCGTGGACCGACCTCGCCCTGATGGGCGTACTGGGCCTCACGGGCGGCAGCGGGCACTTCCTGCTCACGGTCGCGTACCGCACGTCGGACGCGTCGCTGCTGGCCCCGCTGACGTACCTGCAACTCGTGTTCGCGGCGGTGGTGGGGTGGGTGGCCTTCCACCAGTTCCCGGACGCCATCGGCCTGAGCGGCATGGCACTGATCTGCGCGTCGGGGGTGCTGGCGGTGCTCGACGGCCGGCGCCGCCTCCAGCCGCCCGGCGACTGA
- a CDS encoding CoA-transferase has translation MHEAKTHDQPQRALAELHPGDVVNLGIGIPTLIADLITPGMQLNLHTENGTLGVGSAPYNGGALEHPVNAGTVPVTAVPGASYFDSADSFGMIRGGHVHVAVMGGLQVDAHANLANWAVPGKPLLGVGGAMDLASGARRLIVLMTHTDPDGTLKVVSKCTLPLSELALGSILDDIWATTGACRRSAPEPRVDRAALTRRVCPSPRRRCRGPC, from the coding sequence GTGCATGAAGCCAAGACCCACGACCAGCCCCAGCGTGCCCTGGCTGAACTGCACCCTGGCGACGTGGTGAACCTGGGCATCGGCATTCCCACGCTGATCGCCGACCTGATCACCCCGGGGATGCAGCTGAACCTGCACACTGAGAACGGCACGCTGGGTGTTGGCTCTGCTCCATACAACGGCGGCGCGCTGGAGCACCCCGTGAACGCCGGCACGGTGCCCGTGACCGCGGTCCCTGGCGCGAGCTATTTCGATAGTGCGGACAGTTTCGGGATGATCCGCGGCGGCCACGTGCACGTGGCCGTCATGGGCGGCCTGCAGGTGGATGCCCACGCGAATCTCGCCAACTGGGCGGTGCCGGGCAAACCGCTGCTGGGCGTGGGGGGCGCGATGGATCTGGCATCGGGTGCGAGGCGGCTGATCGTGCTGATGACCCACACCGATCCGGATGGCACGCTCAAGGTGGTGTCGAAGTGCACGTTGCCGCTGTCTGAGCTCGCGCTCGGCAGCATCCTGGATGATATCTGGGCGACGACTGGGGCTTGTCGTCGAAGCGCTCCAGAGCCACGTGTAGATCGCGCGGCCCTTACCCGGCGCGTCTGCCCGTCGCCTCGGCGTAGGTGTCGCGGACCGTGCTGA
- a CDS encoding N-acetylmuramoyl-L-alanine amidase family protein → MPKRLLAALLCSAAPALMAGTTAAPSGAPDVFVAYPDAGASVAFDHVILEGSVSPGGDLRIDGKRVPVGPDGLFMEWWPLRPGVNDLRLVTTRAGRTGTLTWRVTRTATRTLPARPTAVEGGSVRPGVQQVYWDAVNDTPAERAVTVSFRGSPGGRAAYRLAGSPPVPMTEGPAGTYSAVYTLPTTARLLDAVFTVTLTGPDGRTATATAPGHLTSTPAGPRTATQRPGTVRGLALNESGMRLTDLAGAALLYPREGMTFTAVGRVGDDLRVRLAPGVPALVTADQVEVGPGRTATAPGGPLTLDGALAGPVGSALPLLAQASPPAPSDVAGVPPELSPVPGLVPPPAAPTGDLRVRVPLGGVRLPHTLEQRSGGSQLVLTLYGPFAAPLTAPDGMADPLLRGVDVQPGLPGVTVLTLDLAPGQAWGFQAGYDGADLVVTVRRPPAVDPVRPLAGRVIVLDPGHGGSQKGGAGSLRTPEKGLVLPIAMRAAALLRAQGATVILTRTSDVTLGLYERGLIAEGARAELLVSVHANALPDGRDPRGVRGPEVYFSHPQSQAVAASILAALRRTLPDLGPGQGLMGGADLALTRPSAQPSVLVETAYLTDAGNLRALQSPAGQERFAQAIAAGIAQYFAALAR, encoded by the coding sequence ATGCCCAAGCGCCTCCTGGCCGCCCTGCTGTGCTCGGCCGCCCCGGCGCTGATGGCCGGCACCACCGCAGCTCCCTCTGGCGCCCCCGACGTGTTCGTCGCGTACCCCGATGCGGGCGCCAGCGTGGCCTTCGACCACGTGATCCTGGAGGGCAGCGTCAGCCCCGGCGGCGACCTGCGTATTGACGGCAAGCGTGTTCCGGTCGGACCGGATGGGCTGTTCATGGAGTGGTGGCCGCTGCGGCCCGGCGTGAACGACCTGCGCCTCGTGACTACCCGGGCAGGCCGCACCGGCACCCTTACGTGGCGCGTGACCCGCACGGCGACACGGACCCTTCCGGCCAGACCCACCGCTGTCGAGGGGGGCAGCGTGCGCCCGGGTGTCCAGCAGGTGTACTGGGACGCCGTGAACGACACGCCCGCCGAGCGCGCAGTGACCGTGTCGTTCCGCGGATCGCCGGGCGGCCGGGCCGCGTACCGTCTGGCGGGCAGTCCGCCGGTGCCCATGACCGAGGGACCGGCCGGGACGTACAGCGCGGTCTACACGCTTCCGACCACCGCCCGGCTGCTGGACGCGGTCTTCACTGTCACCCTGACCGGGCCGGACGGCCGCACGGCCACGGCAACCGCGCCCGGCCACCTGACCAGCACGCCGGCCGGGCCGCGCACGGCCACGCAGCGGCCCGGCACGGTGCGCGGTCTCGCGCTGAACGAATCCGGGATGCGTCTGACGGACCTGGCCGGCGCAGCGCTGCTGTACCCGCGTGAGGGCATGACCTTCACCGCCGTGGGCCGCGTGGGCGATGACCTGCGCGTGCGGCTCGCCCCGGGCGTCCCGGCCCTCGTGACCGCCGATCAGGTCGAGGTGGGTCCGGGCCGGACGGCGACCGCGCCCGGCGGCCCACTCACGCTGGACGGCGCTCTCGCCGGGCCGGTCGGATCGGCCCTGCCGCTGCTCGCCCAGGCGAGCCCGCCCGCCCCCAGCGACGTGGCCGGAGTGCCGCCCGAACTCAGCCCCGTGCCAGGTCTCGTGCCTCCGCCGGCCGCACCGACCGGCGACCTGCGCGTCCGCGTGCCGCTGGGCGGTGTCCGGCTGCCGCACACGCTGGAACAGCGGTCGGGCGGCTCGCAGTTGGTGCTCACGCTGTACGGCCCATTCGCCGCGCCCCTGACCGCACCCGACGGCATGGCCGATCCGCTGCTGCGCGGCGTGGACGTCCAGCCGGGCCTTCCGGGCGTGACCGTGCTGACCCTGGACTTGGCGCCGGGGCAGGCGTGGGGCTTCCAGGCGGGCTACGACGGCGCGGACCTCGTCGTGACCGTGCGGCGGCCTCCCGCCGTGGACCCGGTCCGGCCGCTCGCGGGCCGCGTGATCGTCCTCGACCCCGGGCACGGTGGCAGCCAGAAGGGAGGCGCGGGTAGCCTGCGCACCCCGGAGAAGGGGCTGGTGCTGCCCATTGCCATGCGTGCCGCCGCGCTGCTGCGCGCCCAGGGCGCCACCGTGATCCTGACGCGCACCAGCGACGTCACGCTCGGCCTGTACGAGCGCGGCCTGATCGCCGAGGGCGCGCGGGCCGAACTGCTCGTCAGCGTGCACGCGAACGCCCTGCCGGACGGCCGTGATCCGCGTGGCGTGCGCGGGCCGGAGGTGTACTTCTCCCACCCGCAGTCACAGGCGGTCGCCGCGTCGATCCTCGCCGCGCTGCGCCGTACCCTGCCAGACCTCGGCCCCGGCCAGGGCCTGATGGGCGGGGCCGATCTGGCCCTCACGCGGCCCAGCGCGCAGCCGAGCGTGCTGGTCGAGACCGCGTACCTCACCGACGCCGGGAACCTGCGGGCGCTCCAGAGCCCGGCCGGGCAGGAGCGCTTCGCGCAGGCCATCGCGGCGGGCATTGCGCAGTATTTTGCCGCGCTGGCCCGCTAG
- the tilS gene encoding tRNA lysidine(34) synthetase TilS: protein MSTPARPPNLPARLAQPLRPYAGQTVVAGVSGGADSVALLLALHAAHARVVAVHLDHALRPDSAADAAWVQALAARLDVPVVVTRVDVAAVAARRGWNLEDAARRVRYDVLTRAAKAHGAAAVLTAHTRRDQAETVLIQLLRGEPVLNGIAPQRGTLRRPWLDVDRGEIEAYLTAAGQDWREDASNDDPRYTRAWLRTSVMPVLTARFPGLEASLARVARYQAQDDAALAALTQGLTPHAPRTGAPLAVLRRHVRQELVRARLDVHAGHVDTLAGALHAGGTVHVTLPGGRDVTASGGRLHTAPVTFPLPAFPVPAGWGLRTRRDGDRIVLAGGTRKLSDVLTDLRVPRADRDRVPLLVGADGAVRWVGVTPPLWAAGAREDAAQAADPLHAAMGEALALAHEAGRAQEVPVGAVVLGPDGAVVGRGRNRSRERGDMTRHAELEALRGAAVTLGTPYLTACTLVVTLEPCPMCLGAALEARIGHIVYGAPNPKAGALGGVTDVLAHHWGARPTVTPGVRASEAARLLRRTFAALRSGQ, encoded by the coding sequence GTGTCCACCCCCGCGCGTCCCCCCAACCTGCCGGCCCGGCTGGCACAGCCGCTGCGGCCCTATGCCGGGCAGACCGTGGTGGCCGGCGTGTCGGGCGGCGCGGATTCCGTGGCGCTGCTGCTCGCGCTCCACGCGGCCCACGCGCGGGTGGTGGCGGTCCACCTCGACCACGCCCTGCGCCCGGACTCGGCAGCGGACGCCGCGTGGGTGCAGGCCCTCGCCGCCCGCCTGGACGTGCCCGTGGTCGTCACGCGGGTGGACGTGGCCGCCGTCGCCGCGCGGCGCGGCTGGAACCTCGAGGACGCCGCCCGGCGCGTGCGCTACGACGTCCTGACCCGCGCGGCGAAGGCCCACGGCGCCGCGGCCGTCCTGACTGCCCACACCCGCCGCGACCAGGCCGAGACGGTGCTGATCCAGCTCCTGCGCGGCGAACCCGTGCTGAACGGCATCGCGCCCCAGCGCGGAACACTGCGCCGACCGTGGCTGGACGTGGACCGGGGCGAGATCGAGGCCTACCTGACGGCGGCCGGGCAGGACTGGCGCGAGGACGCGTCAAACGACGATCCCCGCTACACCCGCGCGTGGCTGCGGACGTCGGTGATGCCCGTCCTGACAGCCCGCTTTCCCGGCCTGGAGGCGTCGCTGGCCCGGGTGGCGCGGTACCAGGCGCAGGACGACGCCGCGTTGGCCGCCCTCACACAGGGACTGACGCCGCACGCGCCCCGGACGGGCGCGCCGCTCGCCGTCCTGCGGCGCCACGTCCGGCAGGAACTCGTCCGGGCGCGGCTGGACGTGCACGCCGGACACGTGGACACGCTGGCCGGCGCCCTGCACGCGGGCGGCACCGTCCACGTCACCCTGCCGGGCGGACGGGACGTCACGGCGAGCGGCGGCCGGCTGCACACCGCCCCGGTGACCTTCCCGCTTCCGGCGTTTCCCGTGCCGGCCGGCTGGGGGCTCCGCACGCGGCGGGACGGCGACCGCATCGTCCTCGCGGGCGGCACGCGCAAGCTCAGCGACGTCCTGACGGACCTCAGGGTGCCGCGGGCGGACCGCGACCGGGTGCCGCTGCTCGTCGGGGCGGACGGCGCGGTGCGGTGGGTGGGCGTGACGCCGCCGCTGTGGGCTGCCGGCGCGCGTGAGGACGCGGCCCAGGCGGCCGATCCGCTGCACGCCGCGATGGGCGAGGCCCTCGCGCTCGCCCACGAGGCAGGGCGCGCGCAGGAGGTGCCGGTCGGCGCGGTCGTGCTCGGTCCGGACGGCGCTGTGGTCGGCCGGGGCCGCAACCGCAGCCGCGAGCGCGGCGACATGACCCGCCACGCGGAACTCGAGGCGCTGCGCGGGGCCGCCGTCACGCTCGGCACGCCGTACCTCACCGCCTGCACGCTGGTCGTCACGCTGGAGCCGTGTCCGATGTGCCTCGGCGCGGCGCTGGAGGCGCGGATCGGGCACATCGTCTACGGCGCGCCGAACCCGAAGGCCGGCGCGCTGGGCGGCGTCACGGACGTGCTCGCCCACCACTGGGGCGCGCGGCCCACCGTCACGCCGGGCGTGCGCGCGTCCGAGGCGGCGCGGTTGCTGCGGCGCACCTTCGCCGCCCTGCGCTCTGGGCAGTGA
- a CDS encoding nucleoside hydrolase: MPFPALPVILDGDPGLDDAVAWLLAAASPELDILAVTTVHGNVPLDLTTRNAGVTLALAGSAAPYFAGADRPVVRPAVTAAAVHGATGLPAQNLPEPARPPAEGHAVHTLIRHARQRPGEVTVIATGPLTNVALAFRMAPDLPGLLREVVWMGGSTAQGNRTPAAEFNALADPHAAHMVFGSGAALRMVGLNVTMQCIATPDRVQALRDLGTRAGAVSAELLTFYAGVYRDRYGLDGGALHDPLAVAGVIWPDLLEWAPMDVQIEVQDGANVGRTTCDLYGVTRRPANARVAVGVDDAAFFARLLERLATLP; the protein is encoded by the coding sequence ATGCCCTTCCCCGCCCTGCCCGTGATCCTCGACGGCGACCCCGGTCTGGACGACGCGGTCGCGTGGCTGCTGGCCGCCGCCAGCCCGGAACTCGACATCCTGGCCGTGACGACCGTACACGGCAACGTGCCGCTGGACCTGACCACCCGCAACGCGGGCGTGACGCTGGCGCTGGCTGGCTCGGCCGCGCCGTATTTCGCGGGGGCCGACCGCCCCGTGGTGCGCCCCGCCGTGACCGCCGCCGCGGTCCACGGCGCCACCGGCCTGCCCGCCCAGAACCTGCCGGAGCCCGCGCGACCGCCGGCGGAGGGCCACGCCGTTCACACGCTCATCCGGCACGCGCGGCAGCGACCGGGCGAGGTGACGGTGATCGCCACGGGGCCGCTCACGAACGTGGCACTGGCCTTCCGGATGGCGCCGGACCTGCCGGGCCTGCTGCGGGAAGTCGTGTGGATGGGCGGCAGCACCGCGCAGGGCAACCGCACGCCGGCGGCGGAATTCAACGCGCTGGCCGACCCGCACGCCGCGCACATGGTGTTCGGGTCGGGCGCAGCGCTGCGGATGGTGGGCCTGAACGTGACCATGCAGTGCATCGCCACGCCAGACCGCGTGCAGGCGCTGCGCGACCTGGGCACCCGCGCGGGCGCAGTCAGCGCGGAACTGCTGACCTTCTACGCCGGCGTGTACCGCGATCGCTACGGCCTGGACGGTGGCGCGCTGCATGACCCGCTGGCCGTGGCGGGCGTCATCTGGCCGGACCTGCTGGAGTGGGCGCCGATGGACGTGCAGATCGAGGTGCAGGACGGTGCGAACGTCGGGCGGACGACCTGCGACCTGTACGGCGTGACACGCCGGCCCGCCAACGCGCGGGTGGCGGTCGGGGTGGACGACGCCGCGTTCTTCGCGCGCCTGCTGGAGCGGCTGGCGACCCTGCCCTGA
- a CDS encoding SDR family oxidoreductase: MTTDAAGTQKSAFITGASKGIGEAVARSLAGDGYGVTLTSRNEQEVSAAAAGIGHGARGVVCDVRDPAALEREVNAHVAAFGGLDVLFVNAGVGHFANVADLSVEQWREVIDTNLSGAFYTIKAAIPAMKERGGYIFTLSSLAGKNPFAGGGAYNASKFGLNGLSEVLTLDLRHHGIKVTQIMPGSVATHFAGHTPSDADAWKIQPEDIAQLTVDLLNMPARTLPSRVEVRPSQPPRK, from the coding sequence ATGACGACCGACGCAGCCGGCACGCAGAAGAGCGCCTTCATCACGGGGGCCAGCAAGGGCATCGGGGAGGCGGTCGCGCGGTCGCTGGCCGGGGACGGCTACGGGGTCACGCTGACCAGCCGCAATGAGCAGGAGGTCTCGGCCGCCGCCGCAGGCATCGGGCACGGCGCGCGCGGCGTGGTGTGCGACGTGCGCGACCCCGCTGCCCTGGAGCGCGAGGTGAACGCGCACGTGGCAGCCTTTGGCGGTCTGGACGTGCTGTTCGTGAACGCGGGCGTGGGCCACTTCGCCAACGTGGCCGACCTGAGTGTCGAGCAGTGGCGGGAGGTGATCGACACCAACCTCAGCGGCGCGTTCTACACCATCAAGGCGGCCATCCCTGCGATGAAGGAGCGGGGCGGGTACATCTTTACCCTCTCCAGCCTGGCCGGCAAGAATCCCTTCGCGGGCGGTGGGGCGTACAACGCGAGCAAGTTCGGCCTGAACGGTCTGTCGGAGGTGCTGACTCTCGACCTGCGCCACCACGGGATCAAGGTCACGCAGATCATGCCGGGGTCGGTCGCCACGCACTTCGCCGGGCACACGCCGTCGGACGCGGACGCGTGGAAGATCCAGCCGGAGGACATCGCGCAGCTCACGGTGGACCTGCTGAACATGCCGGCGCGCACCCTGCCCAGCCGCGTCGAGGTCCGGCCCAGCCAGCCGCCCCGCAAGTAG
- a CDS encoding peroxiredoxin — protein sequence MSPRPGAPAPLFEKRSVDGELIRLSDLRGRHVVLVFYPRAGSAGCSIEAQRFETALPEFERLGAVVIGVSTDTEARQARFRDTCHLTFPLLPDSDRSVCHAYGVLGVIGGLLNMAARETVLIDPQGVIAARWRNPNPAAHVPAVLRALGSESGHAPSAVQGT from the coding sequence ATGAGTCCCCGCCCCGGTGCGCCCGCACCCCTGTTCGAGAAACGCAGCGTCGACGGCGAGCTGATCCGGCTCTCCGACCTGCGCGGCCGGCACGTGGTGCTGGTCTTCTACCCGCGGGCCGGGTCCGCCGGCTGCTCCATCGAGGCGCAGCGCTTCGAGACCGCCCTGCCGGAGTTCGAGCGGCTGGGCGCGGTCGTGATCGGCGTGAGCACCGACACCGAGGCCCGGCAGGCGCGGTTTCGCGACACCTGCCACCTGACCTTCCCGCTGCTGCCGGACAGCGACCGCAGCGTGTGCCATGCGTACGGCGTGCTGGGCGTCATCGGCGGGCTGCTGAACATGGCCGCCCGCGAGACCGTGCTGATCGACCCGCAGGGCGTCATCGCGGCGCGCTGGCGCAACCCGAATCCGGCCGCGCATGTGCCGGCGGTGCTGCGTGCCCTGGGCAGCGAGTCCGGCCACGCGCCGAGTGCGGTGCAGGGCACGTGA
- a CDS encoding GTP pyrophosphokinase, giving the protein MNDVLVQAYESALPEYERLRDAAVAVTNALLQSSGLNIHHVTGRVKRPASLADKLLRKPGRYGALDEVTDLVAVRVITYFESDVQAVSRLVEERFDVDWAHSIDKSKMHDPDRFGYMGVHYVVRPLGHGPADAAFEDHPFEIQIRSILQHAWAEIEHDLGYKNREAVPREVRRRFYRLAGLLEMADEEFMTLHRLSKDYAATLPERVHDAPDSVYIDVQSLQYMLDVDPVRDLDTRVAAALNVLLLTGWPDPERPQRLAGLLQYVGVHSVGALQKELRRHGPEIVQFAALLMPRLRETWTPAGGARPGTSIVHFGLMRACANPALDPREIVSLLDMTGVLSTAQLISTVRDTYAEATGRRAG; this is encoded by the coding sequence ATGAACGACGTTCTGGTCCAGGCGTACGAGTCGGCCCTGCCGGAATATGAGCGCCTGCGCGACGCGGCTGTGGCCGTCACGAACGCGCTGCTGCAAAGTTCCGGCCTGAACATCCATCACGTGACCGGCCGGGTCAAGCGCCCCGCCAGCCTCGCGGACAAACTGCTGCGCAAACCCGGACGCTACGGCGCGCTGGACGAGGTCACGGACCTCGTGGCGGTGCGCGTGATCACGTACTTCGAATCGGACGTGCAGGCGGTGTCCCGGCTGGTCGAGGAGCGCTTCGACGTGGACTGGGCGCACTCCATCGACAAGAGCAAGATGCACGACCCTGACCGGTTCGGGTACATGGGCGTGCACTACGTGGTGCGACCGCTCGGCCACGGCCCGGCCGACGCGGCCTTCGAGGACCACCCCTTCGAGATCCAGATCCGTTCCATCCTCCAGCACGCGTGGGCCGAGATCGAGCACGACCTGGGCTACAAGAACCGTGAGGCCGTGCCGCGTGAGGTGCGCCGGCGCTTCTACCGGCTGGCGGGCCTGCTGGAGATGGCCGACGAGGAGTTCATGACCCTCCACCGCCTGTCGAAGGACTATGCCGCGACCCTGCCCGAACGCGTGCACGACGCACCGGACAGCGTGTATATCGACGTGCAGAGCCTCCAGTACATGCTGGACGTCGATCCGGTACGTGACCTGGACACCCGGGTCGCCGCGGCGCTGAACGTGCTGCTGCTGACCGGTTGGCCCGACCCGGAACGGCCACAGCGGCTGGCCGGCCTGCTGCAATACGTGGGCGTGCACTCGGTTGGGGCGCTCCAGAAGGAACTGCGCCGCCACGGCCCGGAGATCGTTCAGTTTGCCGCCCTGCTGATGCCGCGCCTGCGCGAGACGTGGACGCCGGCGGGCGGCGCACGGCCCGGCACCAGCATCGTGCACTTCGGCCTGATGCGCGCGTGCGCCAATCCGGCCCTCGACCCGCGCGAGATCGTGAGCCTGCTCGACATGACCGGCGTCCTGAGCACCGCGCAGCTCATCAGCACGGTCCGCGACACCTACGCCGAGGCGACGGGCAGACGCGCCGGGTAA